In one window of Candidatus Ancaeobacter aquaticus DNA:
- a CDS encoding iron ABC transporter permease, giving the protein MKRDKAQWTLWILGLSVMVLLVSFFSLSIGAVHIPLKKIFGMFTGAQDPSISIILFDIRLPRIVLGCAVGGALALSGVILQGMFRNPLVEPYTLGIAGGAALGVSINVMANFYHTIGIIAYPLCGFVGSIAVVAIMYILSMKKNMLRIQGLLLTGVMISFICSSLIMLIMALSKAEDLQRIVYWMMGFLGDAQWNLVLMMGVIALLGLAASYIFCIDLNAMALGEEEARHLGVHTERTKKILFFIAAILIGASVSVTGIIGFVGLVVPHFVRLVIGRDHRILLICSFLCGAGFLVFCDTFARIIVSPIELPVGVITGICGGTLFIYAMLKRRVQL; this is encoded by the coding sequence ATGAAAAGAGATAAAGCGCAGTGGACACTATGGATACTAGGTTTAAGCGTGATGGTGCTTCTTGTATCGTTCTTTTCTCTTTCGATTGGAGCGGTACATATCCCACTCAAGAAAATATTCGGGATGTTTACGGGAGCTCAAGACCCGTCTATTTCAATTATTCTTTTTGATATTCGTCTTCCTAGAATAGTTCTAGGATGTGCTGTTGGCGGCGCGCTTGCGTTGTCGGGCGTTATTTTACAGGGCATGTTTCGTAATCCGTTAGTAGAACCCTATACATTAGGAATAGCAGGCGGTGCAGCACTCGGTGTTAGCATTAATGTTATGGCAAATTTCTATCACACGATAGGTATTATTGCTTATCCTTTATGCGGTTTCGTAGGGTCGATAGCGGTTGTAGCGATAATGTATATATTAAGCATGAAGAAAAACATGCTTCGTATACAGGGATTGCTTTTAACCGGGGTTATGATAAGTTTTATCTGTTCATCACTCATTATGCTTATAATGGCACTTTCAAAAGCAGAAGATCTGCAGCGTATTGTTTACTGGATGATGGGTTTTTTAGGGGATGCACAGTGGAATCTTGTTCTTATGATGGGTGTTATAGCGCTTCTAGGACTAGCTGCTTCATACATATTTTGTATTGACCTTAATGCTATGGCCCTTGGAGAGGAAGAGGCGCGTCACCTTGGAGTGCATACTGAACGGACAAAAAAAATTCTATTCTTTATTGCCGCTATTCTTATTGGCGCGAGTGTTTCTGTTACCGGTATTATTGGTTTTGTAGGGCTTGTTGTGCCGCATTTTGTGCGTTTGGTAATAGGAAGAGATCACAGAATATTGCTTATTTGTTCATTCTTATGTGGCGCGGGATTTTTGGTTTTTTGTGATACCTTTGCGCGAATAATTGTTTCACCTATTGAATTACCTGTCGGAGTGATAACCGGTATTTGTGGCGGTACGCTCTTTATATATGCAATGTTAAAAAGGCGGGTGCAGTTATGA
- a CDS encoding helical backbone metal receptor translates to MPKIASLLLILTICALNCHGYAAENKIPQRIVSLGPFITEEIYLLGAEDSLVGCTTYCIKPEAAKKKEKVGTILEVNLEKVVSLNPDLVLATRLTDPHITKRLEDVGIPVKRFTLAKNFNEMCDHFLEIGRITGKEKKSQEIINVVREKVDAIKSKVTKLPKPKVFVQVGARPLFTAPKDSFVNTYIEYAGGDNIAHDAIVGFYNREEVIKRNPDIIIIITMGVVGEEEKANWQKYHTINAVKNKRIVIIDSYKIGSPTPISFAKTLEEMVSLIHPDKE, encoded by the coding sequence ATGCCTAAAATAGCTTCGCTATTACTAATACTAACGATATGTGCACTTAACTGTCATGGGTATGCAGCGGAAAACAAAATTCCTCAAAGGATTGTTTCGTTAGGGCCGTTTATTACTGAAGAGATATATCTTTTGGGTGCAGAAGATTCCTTGGTAGGGTGCACAACGTACTGTATTAAGCCTGAAGCGGCGAAGAAAAAAGAAAAAGTGGGAACCATACTTGAAGTGAACCTTGAGAAAGTTGTCAGTCTCAATCCTGACCTTGTATTGGCGACGAGGTTAACGGATCCGCATATCACAAAAAGGTTAGAAGATGTCGGTATACCTGTGAAGCGATTTACCTTAGCGAAAAATTTTAATGAGATGTGTGATCATTTTCTTGAGATAGGACGAATAACCGGTAAGGAAAAGAAATCACAAGAGATTATAAATGTGGTTAGAGAGAAAGTTGATGCGATAAAGAGTAAAGTAACGAAGTTACCAAAGCCGAAAGTGTTTGTGCAGGTTGGTGCGCGACCACTTTTTACTGCCCCAAAAGATTCTTTTGTAAATACCTATATTGAATATGCGGGTGGTGATAATATTGCGCATGATGCCATAGTTGGTTTTTATAATCGTGAAGAAGTTATAAAAAGGAATCCTGATATCATCATTATTATTACTATGGGTGTAGTGGGTGAGGAAGAAAAAGCTAATTGGCAAAAATATCATACTATTAACGCAGTAAAGAATAAGAGAATAGTTATTATTGATTCATACAAAATTGGAAGTCCTACGCCGATCAGTTTTGCTAAAACATTAGAAGAGATGGTCTCATTGATCCATCCGGATAAAGAGTAA